From one Streptomyces sp. Q6 genomic stretch:
- a CDS encoding LysE family translocator — MQWHPVLGFVAAVIPLTLIPGTSFTLVTQQVITGSRSDGVRAALGSSCGLLVHATFAVVGLSALVMSSARALTVVKLVGGIYLIWLGVTTWRSARRGDEPTTRRLLRLPWAQLGGFGQGLWSNVLNPKAASVYLTLVPQFLTSSRPVAPQIAALSVAHVMVVLVWLLLWTSVVGVARTTLDTPRFRRGTSRLAGAVLVAFGMRTAAAS; from the coding sequence GTGCAGTGGCATCCGGTACTCGGCTTCGTGGCCGCAGTCATACCTCTGACGTTGATTCCCGGCACGAGCTTCACGTTGGTCACGCAGCAGGTGATCACGGGCTCACGCTCCGACGGTGTACGTGCCGCACTGGGCTCCTCGTGCGGGCTCCTGGTCCACGCGACGTTCGCCGTGGTGGGCCTGTCCGCACTGGTCATGTCGTCGGCTCGCGCGCTCACCGTGGTGAAACTCGTGGGCGGCATCTACCTCATCTGGCTCGGTGTGACCACGTGGCGTTCCGCGCGTCGAGGTGACGAACCGACGACACGCAGGCTGTTGCGCCTTCCGTGGGCTCAACTCGGTGGATTCGGCCAGGGACTGTGGTCCAACGTCCTCAACCCGAAGGCTGCGTCCGTCTATCTCACCCTGGTCCCGCAGTTCCTCACCTCCAGCCGCCCTGTCGCACCGCAGATCGCCGCGCTTTCGGTCGCGCACGTCATGGTCGTACTGGTGTGGCTGCTCCTGTGGACTTCGGTGGTCGGCGTCGCACGCACGACACTCGACACCCCCCGATTCCGACGTGGGACGAGTCGTCTGGCCGGAGCCGTGCTCGTCGCCTTCGGGATGCGGACAGCGGCCGCGAGCTGA
- a CDS encoding DUF6584 family protein: MPLRETLTRIDADLAAGRIPVARQRLRGLLSSFPHDLMLRRRLAEVYRLYGDDAEAGRWMYLEEERNAEETAAFEARYGTPGRRMKALAWRGPETKAATAFAEGQLVTVRTAHAEELGHPVDWDDAASYLEDQDGEHEAPAGPWTVGGVLAGAGCLVAALACLAIWVNGLVALFV, from the coding sequence ATGCCCCTGCGAGAGACCCTCACCCGTATCGACGCTGACCTGGCCGCCGGCCGGATTCCTGTCGCGCGCCAGCGTCTGCGCGGTCTCCTCTCGTCTTTCCCCCACGACCTGATGCTCCGCCGTCGTCTGGCCGAGGTGTACCGGCTCTACGGTGACGACGCCGAGGCTGGACGCTGGATGTACCTCGAAGAGGAGCGGAACGCCGAGGAGACCGCCGCCTTCGAGGCGCGGTACGGGACTCCCGGGCGGCGGATGAAGGCCCTTGCCTGGCGCGGCCCTGAGACGAAGGCGGCCACCGCCTTCGCGGAGGGGCAGTTGGTCACCGTCCGGACCGCCCACGCCGAGGAGTTGGGGCACCCGGTGGACTGGGACGACGCTGCCTCCTACCTGGAGGACCAGGATGGGGAGCACGAGGCGCCCGCCGGGCCGTGGACGGTCGGCGGTGTGCTGGCGGGCGCCGGTTGCCTGGTGGCGGCCCTCGCGTGTCTCGCGATCTGGGTGAATGGGCTCGTCGCCCTCTTCGTCTGA
- a CDS encoding alpha/beta hydrolase, which translates to MPVTAAPHLHRIETNGVQLNVAIAGDGPAVLLLHGFPHTWQLWSGIMGRLAGRYRVIAPDLRGFGGSTRAVDGYDAGTLAADAEGLLDALGESSAAVVGIDAGTAPAVLLALRRPGRVRRLVVMEALLGRLPGAEHVVAGGAPWWFGFHAVPGLAESVVVGNEAPYIDWFLDSGTLGRGVPDDVRAAFVHAYTGSEALRCAFSSYRALPTSAQQIQDAVATARLTMPTMAVGSHPIGTGLERQLRPLADDLVGHHLQDCGHIIPLDRPDALLALLAPFLSPDLPGWPG; encoded by the coding sequence ATGCCGGTAACCGCCGCACCCCACCTGCATCGCATCGAGACGAACGGTGTCCAGCTCAACGTCGCGATCGCAGGGGACGGACCCGCGGTTCTGCTGCTGCACGGCTTCCCGCACACCTGGCAACTCTGGAGCGGCATCATGGGCCGACTGGCCGGGCGGTACCGGGTCATCGCCCCGGACCTGCGAGGCTTCGGCGGCAGCACACGTGCCGTCGACGGGTACGACGCGGGCACGCTCGCCGCCGACGCCGAAGGACTGCTCGACGCACTCGGCGAGTCCTCGGCAGCAGTCGTCGGCATCGACGCGGGCACCGCCCCCGCCGTCCTGCTCGCGTTGCGCCGACCGGGCCGTGTCCGGCGCCTGGTCGTCATGGAAGCACTGCTGGGCAGGCTGCCCGGCGCAGAGCACGTCGTCGCGGGCGGCGCCCCGTGGTGGTTCGGCTTCCACGCCGTCCCCGGCCTCGCCGAGTCCGTCGTGGTCGGCAACGAGGCCCCGTACATCGACTGGTTCCTCGACTCGGGGACGCTCGGGAGAGGGGTACCCGACGACGTCCGTGCAGCCTTCGTCCACGCGTACACCGGGAGCGAGGCGCTTCGCTGCGCGTTCTCCTCTTACCGGGCCCTGCCGACCAGCGCGCAGCAGATCCAGGACGCCGTCGCGACGGCGCGGCTGACCATGCCCACGATGGCCGTCGGCTCTCATCCCATCGGGACGGGGCTCGAACGCCAACTCCGTCCTCTCGCCGATGACCTGGTCGGACACCACCTCCAGGACTGCGGTCACATCATCCCCCTCGACCGCCCCGACGCATTGCTCGCGCTCCTCGCGCCTTTCCTCTCCCCCGATCTGCCGGGGTGGCCGGGGTGA
- a CDS encoding helix-turn-helix domain-containing protein: MTTGGDRAAGRGVRGDLFDPDCPTRQLLDRIGTKWTSMAVKTLADAAPDEVRFAELRRRMPGVSQKMLSVTLRSLTSDGLVSRRVEPTVPPRVFYRLTGLGLSLEAVLAGLRTWAEEHMAEIERANEANGQEAGGG, translated from the coding sequence GTGACCACCGGAGGAGACCGAGCCGCCGGTCGCGGGGTACGCGGCGATCTGTTCGATCCCGACTGCCCGACGCGGCAGTTGCTGGATCGCATCGGTACGAAGTGGACGTCGATGGCCGTGAAGACGCTCGCTGACGCCGCACCGGACGAGGTGCGCTTCGCGGAGCTGAGACGCCGGATGCCCGGCGTCTCGCAGAAGATGCTGTCCGTGACGCTGCGCAGCCTGACCAGCGACGGCTTGGTGTCACGTCGGGTCGAACCCACCGTGCCACCGCGGGTCTTCTACCGACTCACCGGACTCGGGCTGTCGCTGGAGGCCGTGCTCGCGGGGCTACGGACCTGGGCGGAGGAGCACATGGCCGAGATCGAACGTGCCAACGAAGCCAACGGCCAAGAGGCCGGCGGGGGGTAG
- a CDS encoding esterase/lipase family protein — MSSTRPRRRILGALAATAAALAFFSSTTTTAGADDTSAAVARATTSQTTTQTAAQTLSTSTPVVFVHGYTGSASNWVTAMSVFRANGWASSNLFAYEYNSYGNNITNAQGLASYVNTVKARTGASKVAIVNHSMGGLVSQYYLKVLGGNSSVSHLASIAGANHGTTYAGACLIYTTCQQMYPGSSFISQISSGDETPGTTKYATWYSACDGIIIPYTSTRLDGATNNNVACQTHIGFLTDTIVLGQIARFVAS; from the coding sequence ATGAGCTCCACTCGTCCCCGGCGCAGAATCCTCGGCGCACTCGCGGCCACCGCCGCCGCGCTCGCCTTCTTCTCCTCGACCACGACCACCGCAGGCGCCGACGACACCTCGGCCGCCGTCGCGCGCGCCACGACCTCGCAGACCACCACGCAAACCGCCGCGCAGACGCTGTCCACAAGCACGCCGGTCGTGTTCGTCCACGGCTACACCGGCAGCGCTTCCAACTGGGTCACCGCCATGAGCGTGTTCCGTGCCAACGGCTGGGCCAGTTCCAACCTCTTCGCCTACGAGTACAACTCGTACGGCAACAACATCACCAACGCGCAGGGACTCGCCTCCTACGTCAACACCGTGAAGGCGCGGACCGGCGCGAGCAAGGTCGCCATCGTCAACCACTCGATGGGCGGGCTGGTCAGCCAGTACTACCTGAAGGTTCTGGGCGGCAACAGCAGCGTCAGTCACCTCGCCTCGATCGCGGGCGCCAACCACGGCACCACCTACGCCGGCGCCTGTCTCATCTACACGACCTGTCAGCAGATGTACCCGGGCTCCTCGTTCATCTCCCAGATCTCGTCCGGCGACGAGACGCCCGGCACCACGAAGTACGCCACGTGGTACTCGGCGTGCGACGGCATCATCATCCCGTACACGAGCACCCGCCTCGATGGCGCGACCAACAACAACGTGGCCTGTCAGACCCACATCGGGTTCCTGACCGACACGATCGTCCTCGGCCAGATCGCCCGCTTCGTCGCGTCCTGA
- a CDS encoding PRC-barrel domain-containing protein codes for MSENIWNYPDAAGYTPGADLTGYKVEASDGSIGKVDSHSRDVADQYIVVDTGVWIFGKEVLLPAGTITHVDPEAKTIRVARTKEEIKAAPEFDKNKHLDNPEYHQELGTHYSRGGGSGITTPTPPGTPGSPGTGPGERGGPTI; via the coding sequence ATGAGCGAGAACATCTGGAACTACCCCGACGCCGCCGGGTACACCCCGGGCGCAGACCTGACGGGGTACAAGGTCGAGGCGAGCGACGGCAGTATCGGCAAGGTCGACTCGCACTCCCGCGACGTCGCCGATCAGTACATCGTGGTCGACACGGGCGTGTGGATCTTCGGCAAGGAGGTGCTGCTGCCCGCCGGCACCATCACTCATGTCGACCCCGAGGCGAAAACCATCCGCGTTGCGCGCACCAAGGAAGAGATCAAGGCTGCCCCGGAGTTCGACAAGAACAAGCACCTGGACAACCCCGAGTACCACCAGGAACTCGGCACCCACTACAGCCGTGGCGGCGGCAGCGGCATCACCACGCCCACACCGCCGGGAACCCCTGGCTCCCCCGGCACCGGCCCCGGTGAGCGGGGCGGGCCGACCATCTGA
- a CDS encoding AraC family transcriptional regulator, with the protein MKSVTLRLDEPPSVADIGIGVHGVATAHDTFRLPDLWQLHLYHYDGALSLGGSVHRIRPGHISLVPPDTDVHFRYRGRSEHVYVHFRLHDSGAPLSVPVMQDAGGDSTRLAELLRSAVSTRASSPRHATAEVWTVLWRVAGLARVDRAGQPHPLVAATQAYVEEHLAGPLRVPDIAASVGVSHTHLTRVFRAETGLTVVSYIRRRRLQRARHLLLSSTQSIHAIAAAVGIADLQAFNKACRRELGASPRAVRAGHEHRPRRG; encoded by the coding sequence ATGAAGTCAGTAACGCTGCGGCTCGACGAGCCGCCCTCGGTCGCCGACATCGGCATCGGGGTGCACGGAGTCGCCACCGCGCACGACACCTTCCGGCTGCCCGACCTGTGGCAGCTGCACCTCTACCACTACGACGGCGCGCTCTCCCTCGGCGGCTCCGTCCACCGCATCCGCCCCGGCCACATCAGCCTCGTACCGCCCGACACGGACGTGCACTTCCGCTACCGGGGCAGGTCGGAACATGTGTACGTCCACTTCCGGCTGCACGACAGCGGGGCTCCGTTGAGCGTGCCGGTGATGCAGGACGCGGGCGGCGACAGCACGCGCCTGGCCGAGCTGCTGCGCAGTGCCGTCTCGACCAGGGCATCGTCTCCCCGGCACGCGACCGCCGAGGTGTGGACCGTCCTGTGGCGCGTCGCCGGACTGGCTCGTGTCGATCGCGCAGGCCAGCCGCACCCGCTCGTGGCCGCCACGCAGGCCTACGTCGAGGAACATCTGGCCGGCCCGCTGCGCGTACCGGACATCGCCGCCTCGGTCGGCGTCTCCCACACACATCTGACCCGCGTGTTCCGCGCGGAGACCGGCCTCACCGTCGTCTCGTACATCCGGCGACGGCGTCTGCAGCGGGCCCGCCACCTCCTGCTGTCCTCCACCCAGTCCATCCACGCGATCGCGGCGGCCGTGGGCATCGCGGACCTGCAAGCGTTCAACAAAGCGTGCCGCCGCGAACTCGGCGCGAGCCCACGTGCCGTCCGCGCGGGCCACGAGCACCGGCCCCGAAGGGGCTGA
- a CDS encoding phytanoyl-CoA dioxygenase family protein — protein MSTSKHLLTSVQMARFVAQGHLRLDGVVPQEINERALAALADGLPGVPYGTPLRTAFPEDAFMSELLALPAVAGTVESLVGPDPTVDHHAVHVREPHDGHAQDLHADAIIDVRPDAFDIQLMYYPHEVTPEMGGTLSVPGSHLRRVNETDIGRVQNLRGQSRLTCPAGTVVLLHHGIWHGGRRNDTARRRFMYKIRLNPTVPQVRLWDTADLDDPAVATELHTYFPWYEAATARLEVYNRVLLWRALTGDASFDVEHWVTRVSNRPALRSHA, from the coding sequence ATGTCAACCAGCAAACACCTTCTGACATCGGTTCAGATGGCGCGCTTCGTCGCGCAGGGGCACCTACGCCTCGACGGGGTGGTGCCGCAGGAGATCAACGAGCGAGCCCTCGCCGCCCTGGCGGACGGACTGCCCGGAGTGCCCTACGGCACGCCGCTCCGCACGGCGTTTCCCGAGGACGCCTTCATGTCCGAGCTGCTCGCCCTGCCAGCCGTCGCCGGTACCGTGGAGAGCCTGGTCGGGCCCGACCCGACCGTCGACCACCACGCCGTCCACGTGCGCGAGCCGCACGACGGACACGCGCAGGATCTCCACGCCGACGCGATCATCGACGTACGGCCGGACGCGTTCGACATCCAACTCATGTACTACCCGCACGAAGTCACCCCCGAGATGGGCGGCACGCTCAGCGTGCCCGGCAGCCACCTGCGCAGGGTCAACGAGACGGACATCGGCCGCGTCCAGAATCTGCGCGGGCAGTCGCGCCTGACCTGCCCGGCGGGCACGGTCGTCCTGCTGCACCACGGCATCTGGCACGGCGGCCGCCGCAACGACACCGCGCGCCGCCGCTTCATGTACAAGATCCGCCTCAACCCGACCGTGCCCCAGGTGCGGCTCTGGGACACCGCGGACCTGGACGACCCGGCCGTCGCCACCGAACTCCACACCTACTTCCCCTGGTACGAAGCCGCCACCGCCCGCCTCGAGGTCTACAACCGGGTTCTGCTGTGGCGAGCCCTGACCGGAGACGCGTCGTTCGACGTCGAGCACTGGGTCACGCGCGTCAGCAACCGCCCGGCCCTGAGGAGTCACGCATGA
- a CDS encoding DUF4232 domain-containing protein: MKSSRTAALTTDRTPRPAAGRSAASAARRGTVIAAVAVAVVLALTACGGNGSGADSSSEGAAPSGSSSPSSAGSSSPSPSSGSGGSQTGHAKQGSAEGGEAGADAANAAEGSAGTGGGGTFCKTRDLAVDARDAAPDEVAGRIDITMVNRGSVTCSVTGFAGVDIEDADHTSSPIERGPAQPRVTVLKPGDAAVFNLAYTIDPSGKSLASPTSILVTPPNETHTVNLKWPAGAGQIKGAYADVEVYPTHTTV, encoded by the coding sequence GTGAAGTCCAGCCGCACCGCTGCTCTCACCACCGACCGCACCCCTCGTCCCGCCGCCGGCCGCAGCGCCGCCTCCGCTGCTCGCCGCGGCACTGTCATTGCCGCTGTCGCGGTGGCCGTCGTCCTGGCGCTCACGGCCTGTGGCGGCAACGGCTCGGGGGCGGACTCGTCCTCCGAAGGAGCCGCGCCCTCCGGGAGTTCCTCGCCGTCGTCTGCCGGGTCTTCGTCGCCCTCTCCGTCCTCGGGCTCTGGTGGTTCGCAAACGGGTCACGCGAAGCAGGGTTCGGCGGAGGGTGGCGAGGCGGGCGCCGACGCCGCGAACGCCGCAGAGGGATCAGCAGGCACCGGTGGCGGGGGCACGTTCTGCAAGACGAGGGACCTGGCCGTCGACGCGAGGGATGCCGCGCCGGATGAGGTGGCCGGCCGGATCGACATCACCATGGTCAACCGGGGGTCGGTCACCTGCTCGGTGACGGGTTTCGCGGGCGTCGACATCGAGGACGCCGATCACACGTCCAGCCCCATCGAGCGCGGCCCGGCGCAACCGCGTGTGACCGTCCTGAAGCCGGGCGACGCGGCTGTCTTCAATCTCGCCTACACGATCGACCCGTCCGGCAAGAGCCTCGCGTCGCCGACCAGTATTCTCGTCACGCCCCCGAACGAGACCCACACCGTGAACCTGAAGTGGCCCGCGGGCGCGGGTCAGATCAAGGGCGCTTACGCCGACGTCGAGGTCTACCCGACGCATACGACCGTGTGA
- a CDS encoding MFS transporter, whose product MKRRGRVRFLDTRPLRGNRPFRALWIGTSVSQLGGQIANVAVLAQVWDLTGSPVGTGTIGLATGLPMIGFGLLGGTLADTVDRRTLVRATTAGQLMAAAGLCAQALADNRNVLLLLALVALGTSCGALGAPARRTFPVRLLPGDQVAAGLALTNISFQAAMLAGPAAAGLIIARWDFPAAYAAQAAAAALSMLTVFRLPAMRPESTGPAGGRRRPEPGGWRILLRRPTLWGSMATDLSATLLAMPIALFPLLNEIRFQGNPQTLGLFLSAVAVGGISAGLLSATVTRRRRAGLIQLSAAAVWGLALACFALAQPLWLALGCLAVAGAADTISVITRSALVQLETPDAYRGRVSSAEHVIGVAGPELGNFRAGLLASATSAPFSLLFGGLSAALMIAVVAATNAPLRAYRTPSATTAPPVTKKPTVPGPAADAAPATDSAP is encoded by the coding sequence ATGAAGAGACGTGGCCGTGTCCGGTTCCTCGATACCCGCCCGCTGCGCGGCAACCGGCCGTTTCGCGCCCTGTGGATCGGCACCTCGGTCTCGCAACTCGGCGGACAGATAGCGAACGTGGCGGTGCTGGCCCAGGTCTGGGACCTGACCGGCAGCCCGGTGGGCACCGGCACCATCGGGCTCGCCACCGGGCTGCCGATGATCGGGTTCGGGCTGCTCGGCGGCACCCTGGCCGACACCGTCGACCGCCGTACGCTGGTACGGGCCACCACCGCAGGCCAGTTGATGGCCGCCGCGGGGCTGTGCGCCCAGGCCCTGGCGGACAACCGCAACGTACTGCTGCTGCTCGCCCTCGTCGCCCTGGGGACGAGCTGCGGCGCCCTGGGTGCTCCGGCTCGGCGCACCTTTCCGGTCCGGTTGCTGCCGGGCGACCAGGTCGCGGCCGGTCTCGCTCTGACCAACATCTCCTTCCAGGCGGCGATGCTGGCCGGTCCCGCGGCGGCCGGACTGATCATCGCCCGCTGGGACTTTCCCGCCGCCTACGCGGCCCAGGCCGCGGCCGCGGCACTCTCGATGCTGACGGTGTTTCGCCTGCCCGCCATGCGGCCCGAGAGCACCGGCCCGGCAGGCGGCAGACGCCGACCCGAGCCCGGCGGCTGGCGGATCCTTCTGCGCCGCCCGACTCTGTGGGGCTCGATGGCCACCGATCTGTCCGCGACCCTGCTCGCCATGCCCATCGCGCTCTTCCCCCTGCTCAACGAGATCCGCTTCCAGGGAAACCCGCAGACCCTCGGCCTGTTCCTGTCGGCCGTCGCGGTCGGCGGGATCAGCGCGGGGCTGCTCTCCGCCACGGTGACGCGCCGACGCCGCGCAGGTCTCATCCAACTGTCCGCGGCGGCCGTCTGGGGCCTGGCACTGGCCTGCTTCGCCTTGGCACAGCCGTTGTGGCTGGCGCTCGGTTGCCTGGCCGTGGCGGGCGCCGCCGACACCATCTCGGTCATCACGCGCAGCGCCTTGGTGCAACTGGAGACCCCGGACGCCTACCGGGGGCGGGTGTCCTCGGCAGAACACGTCATCGGTGTCGCCGGCCCCGAGCTCGGCAACTTCCGTGCGGGCCTGCTGGCATCGGCCACCTCCGCGCCCTTCTCCCTGCTTTTCGGCGGACTGTCCGCAGCCCTGATGATCGCCGTCGTCGCCGCGACCAACGCGCCTCTCCGCGCCTACCGCACACCGAGCGCGACCACGGCGCCGCCCGTCACCAAGAAGCCGACCGTTCCCGGGCCCGCCGCCGACGCCGCACCGGCCACCGACTCCGCACCTTGA
- a CDS encoding MarR family winged helix-turn-helix transcriptional regulator — protein MTSSDPTALPDPWHRLHELLASMDAEIEQVYIERGIQGVRPRFAYPLIRLAHTGPLTIRELAQSLDRSHSAISQTIAAMRKEDLVTSEPGPDARTRRIDLTERGRSLVPFLEAEWRATHATVAELDGEVPYAMTAVVEEVRRALERRSMRQRVLDHLVEPPR, from the coding sequence GTGACATCTTCTGATCCCACCGCGCTCCCCGACCCCTGGCACCGCCTGCACGAGCTTCTGGCCTCCATGGACGCCGAGATCGAGCAGGTCTACATCGAGCGGGGCATCCAGGGGGTACGGCCCCGCTTCGCCTATCCGCTGATCCGGCTCGCCCACACCGGACCGCTGACCATCCGCGAACTCGCGCAGTCCTTGGACCGCTCGCACTCCGCGATCAGCCAGACCATCGCCGCCATGCGCAAGGAAGACCTGGTCACCTCCGAGCCGGGGCCCGACGCCCGTACCCGGCGGATCGATCTCACCGAGCGCGGCCGGTCACTCGTTCCGTTCCTGGAAGCGGAGTGGCGCGCCACGCACGCGACGGTCGCCGAGCTGGATGGCGAAGTCCCTTACGCGATGACCGCCGTGGTGGAGGAAGTGCGCCGGGCGCTGGAACGCCGGTCGATGCGGCAGCGGGTCCTCGACCACCTTGTCGAGCCACCGCGATGA
- a CDS encoding aldo/keto reductase, translated as MRYIKLGTTGLEVSAIALGCMSFGEPDRGGEPWSLGADAGRDIIRQALESGVNFLDTANGYSAGSSEEIVGQAVKDFTRREEVVLATKVWMRMRPGPNGAGLSRKAIFAELDASLKRLGTDYIDLYQIHRWDYDTPIEETLEALHDAVRSGKVRYIGASSMYAWQFTKALYLADLNGWTRFVSMQDHYNLIHRAAEREMFPLCVDQGIGVIPWSPLARGRLTRTRDTATARAGTDPGGEILYHDGDQAVVERVHEIAGKRGLSPAQVALAWVMRNPVATSPVVGVTKPAQLADAVAAVDVELDEDEAAYLEEPYQPHKAAYLEESFYKSRPVAASR; from the coding sequence ATGCGATACATCAAACTCGGAACAACCGGACTGGAAGTCTCCGCCATCGCCCTCGGCTGTATGAGCTTCGGCGAGCCGGACCGGGGTGGCGAGCCCTGGTCGCTGGGCGCGGACGCCGGCCGGGACATCATCAGGCAGGCACTTGAGAGCGGCGTCAACTTCCTCGACACGGCCAATGGGTACAGCGCCGGAAGCAGCGAGGAGATCGTCGGCCAGGCGGTGAAGGACTTCACCCGGCGCGAAGAGGTCGTTCTCGCCACCAAGGTCTGGATGCGGATGCGCCCCGGCCCGAACGGCGCCGGGCTGTCCCGCAAGGCGATCTTCGCCGAGCTCGACGCCTCCCTGAAGCGCCTGGGGACCGACTACATCGACCTGTACCAGATCCACCGCTGGGACTACGACACCCCGATCGAGGAAACCCTCGAGGCGCTGCACGACGCGGTCAGGTCCGGGAAGGTCCGCTACATCGGAGCCTCTTCCATGTACGCCTGGCAGTTCACCAAAGCCCTGTACCTTGCTGATCTGAACGGCTGGACCCGGTTCGTGTCGATGCAGGACCACTACAACCTCATCCACCGAGCAGCGGAGCGGGAGATGTTCCCGCTCTGCGTCGACCAGGGCATCGGCGTGATCCCGTGGAGCCCGCTGGCGCGGGGCAGGCTGACGCGGACCCGGGACACCGCCACGGCGCGTGCCGGGACCGATCCGGGCGGCGAGATCCTCTACCACGACGGGGACCAGGCGGTGGTTGAGCGTGTCCACGAGATCGCGGGCAAGCGGGGTCTGTCCCCGGCCCAGGTCGCCCTGGCCTGGGTCATGCGCAACCCGGTAGCGACCTCGCCCGTCGTCGGGGTCACCAAGCCGGCCCAACTGGCCGACGCGGTCGCCGCGGTGGACGTCGAACTCGACGAGGACGAAGCCGCCTACCTGGAGGAGCCCTACCAGCCGCACAAGGCCGCCTACCTGGAGGAATCCTTCTACAAGTCGCGCCCCGTGGCGGCCTCCCGGTAG
- a CDS encoding type 1 glutamine amidotransferase domain-containing protein, whose amino-acid sequence MTDRRLEGRSVLALVTNYGVEQDELLVPLRELREDGVHVTVAAVSTDPVQTLQGDKDPGESVDPDVSYESLDAAPHDLLLIPGGTLNADHLRLEAAAVDTVKAFAASGRPIAAICHGPWALVEADVVRDKTLTSYPSLRTDITNAGAKAWVDEPVVVDTEGGYRLITSRTPKDLDAFVTAIREQLAQV is encoded by the coding sequence ATGACCGACCGACGGCTCGAAGGCCGCAGCGTTCTCGCCCTTGTCACCAATTACGGTGTCGAGCAGGACGAACTGCTCGTCCCCTTGCGGGAGTTGCGCGAGGACGGCGTCCACGTCACTGTCGCCGCCGTCAGCACGGACCCCGTCCAGACCTTGCAGGGGGACAAGGACCCCGGGGAGAGCGTGGACCCGGACGTGTCCTACGAGTCTCTGGACGCCGCCCCGCACGATCTGTTGCTCATTCCCGGCGGCACGCTCAACGCCGACCACCTGCGCCTGGAGGCGGCCGCCGTCGACACGGTGAAGGCGTTCGCCGCGAGCGGGCGCCCCATCGCCGCCATCTGCCACGGACCGTGGGCGCTTGTGGAGGCCGATGTAGTGCGGGACAAGACCCTCACCTCGTACCCGTCACTGCGTACCGACATCACCAACGCCGGCGCCAAGGCGTGGGTGGACGAACCGGTTGTCGTCGATACGGAGGGCGGCTACCGGCTGATCACTTCGCGCACCCCGAAGGACCTGGACGCATTCGTGACGGCGATCCGCGAACAGCTCGCCCAGGTCTGA
- a CDS encoding GAF and ANTAR domain-containing protein, giving the protein MIDESQGMSGPSPVGPHTVEPRQGVHAASESALEARNRQLARAAVEAAQRTLVHRYRLACPADGFDLLKQASQRFNIKLHTLADAVTRVAGPDADAEQWFPRRARFIAPRLPDLALHEGRAEGQAAVLRAALRRVLHITDTDMGNVQLAEHGMLRLEKHTGLNRHFTDFFAFVQDSTTSCSQAAQQRQQITVKNVESADVFDDDSRHAILQTGSRAAHSLPLTSGGRVLGMISSHHEQPLTGLTQTQLTALERTGTTVGQWLHWHRHTVVLDALEHLHTIARDHG; this is encoded by the coding sequence GTGATCGACGAAAGCCAAGGAATGTCCGGCCCCTCGCCGGTCGGCCCCCACACGGTCGAACCCCGACAGGGCGTGCACGCCGCTTCGGAAAGTGCCCTTGAAGCGCGCAACCGGCAGCTCGCGCGGGCCGCGGTCGAAGCGGCACAGCGGACCCTGGTCCACCGCTACCGTTTGGCCTGCCCTGCCGACGGGTTCGACCTGCTGAAGCAGGCGTCTCAGCGCTTCAACATCAAGCTGCACACGCTCGCCGATGCCGTGACGCGTGTCGCCGGCCCGGACGCCGACGCCGAGCAGTGGTTTCCGCGTCGGGCCCGCTTCATCGCGCCCAGGCTGCCGGATCTGGCGCTGCATGAAGGGCGGGCCGAAGGCCAGGCAGCGGTTCTCAGGGCGGCGCTGCGGCGAGTCCTCCACATCACCGACACGGATATGGGCAACGTCCAGCTCGCCGAACACGGAATGCTGCGCCTGGAGAAACACACCGGCCTGAACCGGCACTTCACCGACTTCTTCGCCTTCGTCCAGGACTCGACCACGTCATGCTCGCAGGCCGCCCAGCAGCGTCAGCAGATCACTGTGAAGAACGTCGAATCGGCCGACGTCTTCGATGACGATTCCCGTCACGCCATCCTCCAGACCGGCAGCCGGGCCGCCCACAGCCTCCCCCTCACCAGTGGCGGCCGCGTGCTCGGAATGATCTCCTCCCATCACGAACAACCCCTGACGGGTCTCACCCAGACACAGCTCACCGCCTTGGAGAGGACCGGCACCACCGTGGGCCAATGGCTGCACTGGCATCGCCATACCGTGGTCCTCGACGCCCTGGAGCACCTGCACACCATCGCGCGCGATCACGGCTGA